A genomic segment from Dietzia psychralcaliphila encodes:
- a CDS encoding AMP-binding protein codes for MTTPQFNPGHEMRHETFGDILLERSTDDNPGLLFEDSRWTWREFVAESAVRAAILSDWSATHADAYAGRPERFRHLHVGILLENVPEYLFLLSGASMAGVTIIGINPTRRGAELASDIRGVDCDVIVTDADGAELLDGLALSDESGGVVAVHEVDSAGWQDLLAGHAGAEPRLHDAARDPHTLLALLFTSGSTGAPKAVMCSTGRLAMLGTINYRNLVLDDVAYSAMPMFHGNAMFAAFAPAAFVGCTFAMRRKFSASGFLPDVLRFGATYFNYVGRSLSYILAQPERPEEKQTRLRTVFGTEASTHDRAEFARRFGVEPGESYGSSEGGVVIGRTEDTPPDALGVAGAYMNVAILDEDGHECPRAEFDADGGLANAGEAIGEICNLTGAAMFEGYYRNPEATAERNIGEVYHSGDLGYRDADGFFYFAGRSGDKIRVDSENFSAGPVERILDRFPGVLVVAVYPVPDPRTGDQVMAAIQLEPGAAFDPAAFSEFCRTQPDMGTKWAPRFVRIMETMPVTATRKIAKPSLRRQSWTEPGEVYVRGGENGDDDEFQPLTSAVRDSLLAQYRLHGRQPSGV; via the coding sequence ATGACCACGCCTCAGTTCAACCCCGGCCACGAGATGCGTCACGAGACCTTCGGCGACATCCTGCTCGAGCGCTCCACCGACGACAATCCCGGGCTCCTCTTCGAGGACTCGAGGTGGACGTGGCGGGAGTTCGTGGCGGAGAGCGCGGTCCGCGCCGCGATCCTGTCCGACTGGTCCGCCACCCACGCCGACGCGTACGCCGGCCGCCCCGAGCGGTTCCGTCACCTACACGTCGGCATCCTGCTGGAGAACGTCCCGGAGTACCTGTTCCTCCTGTCCGGGGCCTCCATGGCCGGAGTGACCATCATCGGCATCAACCCCACCCGTCGCGGTGCCGAACTGGCCTCCGACATCCGCGGGGTGGACTGCGACGTGATCGTCACCGATGCCGACGGCGCCGAGTTGCTCGACGGCCTCGCCCTCTCCGACGAGTCGGGAGGCGTCGTGGCCGTGCACGAGGTGGACTCGGCCGGGTGGCAGGACCTGCTGGCCGGGCACGCCGGGGCGGAGCCCCGACTCCACGACGCCGCCCGCGATCCCCACACCCTGCTCGCGCTGCTGTTCACCTCGGGCTCCACGGGAGCGCCCAAGGCGGTGATGTGTTCGACCGGCCGGCTCGCGATGCTCGGCACGATCAACTACCGCAACCTGGTGCTGGACGACGTCGCCTACAGCGCGATGCCGATGTTCCACGGCAACGCGATGTTCGCCGCGTTCGCCCCGGCCGCCTTCGTCGGGTGCACGTTCGCGATGCGCCGGAAGTTCTCGGCCTCGGGCTTCCTGCCCGACGTGCTGCGCTTCGGCGCCACCTACTTCAACTACGTGGGCCGCTCGCTCTCCTACATCCTCGCCCAGCCCGAGCGCCCGGAGGAGAAGCAGACCCGACTGCGGACCGTGTTCGGGACCGAGGCCTCGACGCACGACCGTGCCGAGTTCGCCCGTCGCTTCGGCGTCGAACCGGGCGAGTCGTACGGCTCCAGTGAGGGCGGGGTCGTGATCGGCCGCACCGAGGACACCCCACCGGACGCCCTGGGCGTCGCGGGCGCCTACATGAACGTCGCGATCCTCGACGAGGACGGCCACGAGTGCCCGCGTGCGGAGTTCGACGCCGACGGTGGCCTGGCCAACGCGGGCGAGGCGATCGGCGAGATCTGCAACCTCACCGGGGCCGCGATGTTCGAGGGGTACTACCGCAACCCGGAGGCCACAGCCGAGCGCAACATCGGCGAGGTCTACCACTCCGGCGACCTGGGCTACCGGGACGCCGACGGGTTCTTCTACTTCGCGGGCCGCTCCGGGGACAAGATCCGCGTGGACAGCGAGAACTTCTCCGCCGGCCCCGTCGAGCGGATCCTCGACCGCTTTCCCGGCGTCCTGGTGGTGGCCGTCTACCCCGTGCCGGATCCCCGCACGGGCGACCAGGTCATGGCGGCCATCCAGCTCGAACCGGGCGCGGCGTTCGACCCGGCGGCGTTCTCCGAGTTCTGCCGGACCCAACCCGACATGGGGACCAAGTGGGCGCCGCGCTTCGTGCGGATCATGGAGACCATGCCGGTCACCGCCACCCGGAAGATCGCCAAGCCCAGCCTGCGCCGACAGTCGTGGACCGAGCCCGGCGAGGTGTACGTGCGCGGTGGCGAGAACGGTGACGACGACGAGTTCCAGCCGCTGACCAGCGCGGTCCGCGACTCACTACTCGCCCAGTACCGTCTCCACGGTCGGCAGCCGTCCGGGGTGTGA
- a CDS encoding tyrosine-protein phosphatase has product MGADARMNTEVDAEAGADVETEAEVVAEVVGSGTAPGDVRLTSVHNFRDVAGPGYSLHPSGTMARGLVYRSTTLSVGDDDLGVLERLGVSTIVDLRTDDEITRQPDVIPAGADYLTIDVLAGNTSAATFTGAGTFSVEDARREMATTYDRFVLGDQERLAFGRAVHAVALSSGPAIVHCTAGKDRTGWISAVLQLLAGVRDEDVITDYLLTRELSADFVTSIRTYVRADMPDNLEAIDVLIGVEESNIRRSLNALDREFGDIRRYLVEGAGLEDALVEELGARLRTGR; this is encoded by the coding sequence ATGGGCGCAGACGCGCGCATGAACACCGAGGTCGATGCAGAGGCCGGCGCCGACGTCGAGACCGAGGCCGAGGTCGTCGCGGAGGTGGTGGGATCCGGAACGGCACCCGGTGACGTCCGACTCACGAGCGTGCACAACTTCCGCGACGTGGCGGGCCCCGGCTACTCGCTCCACCCCTCGGGGACCATGGCCCGCGGTCTCGTCTACCGTTCCACCACGTTGTCCGTGGGAGACGACGACCTCGGGGTGCTCGAACGGCTCGGGGTGAGCACCATCGTGGACCTGCGGACCGACGACGAGATCACCAGACAGCCCGATGTGATCCCCGCCGGCGCCGACTACCTGACCATCGACGTCCTCGCCGGCAACACCTCCGCTGCCACTTTCACCGGCGCCGGGACCTTCAGCGTGGAGGACGCGCGCCGTGAGATGGCCACGACCTACGACAGGTTCGTTCTCGGAGACCAGGAGCGGCTGGCGTTCGGCCGCGCCGTCCACGCGGTGGCGCTCTCGTCGGGCCCGGCCATCGTCCACTGCACGGCCGGCAAGGACCGGACGGGCTGGATCTCCGCCGTACTGCAGTTGCTCGCCGGGGTCAGGGACGAGGACGTGATCACGGACTACCTGCTCACCCGCGAGTTGTCCGCCGACTTCGTCACCTCCATCCGGACCTACGTCCGAGCCGACATGCCGGACAATCTCGAGGCGATCGACGTACTCATCGGAGTCGAGGAGAGCAACATCCGGCGTTCGCTGAACGCGTTGGACAGGGAGTTCGGCGACATCCGCCGATACCTCGTGGAAGGCGCCGGGTTGGAGGACGCGCTGGTGGAGGAGTTGGGCGCCCGCCTCAGAACAGGACGATGA
- a CDS encoding adenylate/guanylate cyclase domain-containing protein, with product MTTPSAHASRPPWGTRMLGLEREEPPRRKKRVQRVLTRMLVVTHGLGAVGVWIVIGLLLPLDQVLSGRFSPAALVVIPSTALVGIVFGSWWLLRVVTSWTRWADESRPPTAAEQERCLSAPLGITLRTGALWAAGGTVVAVAFAVEDLQALWVVTGAIVVIGSLSCGTAYIVAEIALRPLAALALQAGPNLHTPVIGVRGRLQAFWVVSSGLPLIGLVLLSAYAAANNQFPVSRLVTIVGILGLGALAAGFASTWLLVSALLAPVYSVRWAMEDLAGGDLDARVEVFDGTELGQLQRGFNRMAEMIRERQRLRELFVRHVGSQVAQAAEIQEPHLGGDTTYVGVLFVDLIGSTRLASTRPAREVVETLNAFFEVVVDRVESHGGLLDKFQGDAALAVFGAPAPITDPATAVLASARDLAEALPELVPDCSAGIGVSYGEVVAGYVGSATRFEYTVIGDAVNEAARLCEMAKEHPSRVLASEAVLRAAADAETDHWTAGGTVELRGRSTPTTLAWPTGPSQGHIASGPGARVE from the coding sequence GTGACCACCCCCTCAGCGCACGCCTCCCGCCCGCCGTGGGGTACCCGCATGCTCGGGCTGGAGCGGGAGGAGCCCCCACGCCGGAAGAAGCGGGTCCAGCGGGTGCTCACCCGGATGCTGGTGGTCACCCACGGGCTCGGAGCGGTGGGTGTCTGGATCGTGATCGGCCTGCTGCTGCCCCTCGACCAGGTCCTGTCCGGACGGTTCAGTCCGGCGGCCCTCGTGGTGATCCCGTCGACCGCTCTCGTCGGGATCGTCTTCGGCTCCTGGTGGCTCCTGCGGGTGGTGACCAGCTGGACGAGGTGGGCAGACGAGAGCCGGCCCCCGACCGCCGCCGAGCAGGAGCGGTGCCTGTCGGCGCCGCTCGGAATCACCCTGCGGACCGGGGCGCTCTGGGCGGCTGGCGGGACGGTCGTCGCGGTGGCGTTCGCGGTCGAGGATCTCCAGGCCCTGTGGGTCGTCACGGGCGCGATCGTGGTGATCGGGTCCCTGAGCTGTGGCACGGCCTATATCGTCGCCGAGATCGCGCTGCGTCCGCTCGCCGCGCTCGCGCTGCAGGCCGGACCGAACCTGCACACCCCGGTCATCGGCGTGCGCGGCCGGCTGCAGGCCTTCTGGGTGGTGAGCTCGGGGCTCCCCCTCATCGGCCTCGTGTTGCTGAGCGCCTACGCCGCGGCGAACAACCAGTTCCCGGTCTCGCGGCTCGTGACCATCGTCGGGATCCTCGGCCTCGGGGCCCTCGCGGCCGGCTTCGCCTCGACCTGGCTGCTCGTCTCCGCCCTGCTCGCCCCGGTGTACTCCGTGCGCTGGGCCATGGAGGACCTCGCCGGCGGGGACCTCGACGCGCGGGTGGAGGTGTTCGACGGGACCGAGCTCGGGCAGCTGCAACGGGGGTTCAACCGGATGGCGGAGATGATCCGCGAGCGTCAGCGACTGCGCGAGCTGTTCGTCCGCCACGTGGGCAGCCAGGTCGCACAGGCCGCCGAGATCCAGGAACCCCACCTCGGTGGGGACACCACGTACGTCGGCGTGCTGTTCGTCGACCTCATCGGCTCCACCCGGCTGGCCTCCACGCGGCCCGCGAGGGAGGTCGTCGAGACACTCAACGCCTTTTTCGAGGTGGTCGTGGACCGGGTCGAGTCACACGGCGGGTTGCTCGACAAGTTCCAGGGCGACGCGGCGCTGGCCGTGTTCGGAGCCCCCGCGCCCATCACCGACCCCGCGACGGCGGTCCTCGCCTCGGCCCGGGACCTGGCGGAGGCGCTGCCCGAGCTCGTCCCCGACTGCTCCGCCGGGATCGGGGTCTCCTACGGCGAGGTGGTGGCCGGGTACGTCGGATCCGCGACCCGGTTCGAATACACGGTGATCGGGGACGCCGTCAACGAGGCCGCGCGACTGTGCGAGATGGCCAAGGAGCACCCCTCCCGGGTGCTGGCCTCGGAGGCCGTCCTCCGGGCGGCGGCCGACGCCGAGACCGATCACTGGACCGCGGGCGGGACCGTGGAGTTGAGGGGTCGTTCCACTCCGACCACGCTGGCCTGGCCGACCGGGCCCTCTCAGGGGCACATCGCGTCGGGTCCCGGGGCGCGGGTGGAGTAG